The following are encoded together in the Methylorubrum sp. B1-46 genome:
- a CDS encoding PAS domain-containing sensor histidine kinase, giving the protein MPLLSRRTQEAPSDAPSVEDGAEAVARRFDSPPRGPGWIGAAVVLTSLISASVTFLILAGIIQITRTPTSGVVLLSVNAVLVLALVVVIVWEARVFLHARRTHASVARLHTRIVGLFSLIAILPTILLAIVASVTIDVGLSLGFTDRVRDVVLKSVQVADAYQENHCQSLAREIRIFADDLTRARPNFDVNREWFENFMTTRAQALGLPIVKIMRGPNEVVARANIDVLKQTRLPSAQAFEDAAKSSDPICLLPNEGRVFAALMRMPAYDNAVLLVQREVSQLAIDFPGVARAAAAEYLTFDELRRYVQIAFASVFILIALITLLSAVWFGLNFANRFVAPIRRLINAADEVAAGNFYARVPARKSDGDLAHLGESFNTMTQELRRQHDGLRAANDLIDRRRRFTEAVLSGVSPGVLGVDADGVITIANPGAERTLGLTAKELVGQPLTSVVPEIAALFPEAEGRQRALQQQIQLVRGGRERTIAVRVTSEQAQGEARGYVVTLDDITDLVTAQRTSAWADVARRIAHEIKNPLTPIQLSAERIRRKYGKVITADKEVFEQCTATIVRQVDEIKRMVDEFSSFARMPKPAITQQDLAEIARQNLFMLRMAHPDLDFPFDTVGADERGRVEAAFDVRLFSQALTNILKNAVEAVQAVPEDVLTADGGKGRVALKLVVEDAFVVIEVTDNGKGFPAEGRQRLLEPYMTTREGGTGLGLAIVSKVLEEHGGGIELNDNPEGRGGQVRMRLPREVGRQDGHNVEPGAAGERTRSAAPGARDGTTMDKNTEGAMEARRVAEMQP; this is encoded by the coding sequence ATGCCGCTGCTGTCGCGACGTACTCAGGAAGCACCGTCCGATGCCCCGTCCGTAGAGGACGGCGCGGAGGCGGTCGCGCGTCGGTTCGATTCCCCGCCGCGGGGGCCCGGCTGGATCGGCGCTGCGGTGGTGCTCACGTCGCTGATCTCGGCCTCCGTCACCTTCCTCATCCTGGCCGGCATCATCCAGATCACGCGGACCCCGACCTCGGGCGTGGTGCTGCTCTCGGTCAACGCGGTGCTGGTCCTCGCCCTCGTGGTGGTGATCGTCTGGGAGGCGCGGGTCTTCCTGCATGCCCGGCGCACCCACGCCTCGGTGGCGCGGCTGCACACTCGCATCGTCGGCCTGTTCAGCCTGATCGCAATCCTGCCGACGATCCTGCTCGCCATTGTCGCTTCGGTGACGATCGATGTCGGGCTGTCGCTGGGCTTCACCGACCGGGTCCGCGACGTGGTGCTGAAATCCGTGCAGGTCGCAGACGCCTATCAGGAGAATCACTGCCAGTCGCTCGCCCGCGAGATCCGCATCTTCGCCGACGACCTGACCCGCGCGCGGCCGAATTTCGACGTGAACCGCGAGTGGTTCGAAAACTTCATGACGACTCGCGCCCAGGCCCTCGGTCTGCCGATCGTCAAGATCATGCGCGGGCCCAACGAGGTGGTGGCGCGCGCCAACATCGACGTGCTCAAGCAGACGCGCCTGCCCTCGGCGCAGGCCTTCGAGGATGCGGCGAAGTCGAGCGACCCGATCTGCCTACTGCCCAACGAGGGCCGGGTCTTCGCCGCGCTGATGCGGATGCCGGCCTACGACAATGCCGTGCTGCTGGTGCAGCGCGAGGTGAGCCAGCTCGCCATCGACTTCCCCGGCGTCGCCCGCGCCGCGGCGGCCGAGTACCTGACCTTCGACGAGCTGCGCCGCTACGTGCAGATCGCCTTCGCCTCGGTCTTCATCCTCATCGCGCTGATCACGCTGCTCTCGGCGGTGTGGTTCGGCCTGAACTTCGCCAATCGCTTCGTCGCTCCGATCCGCCGGCTCATCAATGCCGCCGACGAGGTTGCGGCCGGCAACTTTTACGCCCGCGTGCCAGCGCGGAAATCCGACGGCGACCTCGCCCATCTCGGCGAGAGCTTCAACACGATGACGCAGGAGCTGCGCCGCCAGCACGACGGTCTGCGGGCGGCCAACGACCTGATCGACCGCCGCCGCCGCTTCACGGAAGCCGTGTTGTCGGGCGTGTCGCCGGGCGTGCTCGGTGTCGATGCCGATGGGGTCATCACCATCGCCAATCCGGGCGCGGAACGCACCCTGGGACTCACGGCCAAGGAGCTCGTCGGCCAGCCCCTGACAAGCGTCGTGCCCGAAATCGCCGCCCTGTTCCCCGAGGCCGAGGGCCGCCAGCGCGCGCTTCAGCAGCAGATTCAGCTCGTGCGCGGGGGGCGCGAGCGCACGATTGCCGTGCGCGTCACCAGCGAGCAGGCGCAGGGCGAGGCGCGCGGCTACGTCGTGACGCTCGACGACATCACCGATCTCGTCACGGCGCAGCGCACCTCCGCCTGGGCGGATGTCGCCCGCCGCATCGCCCACGAGATCAAGAATCCGCTGACCCCGATTCAGCTCTCGGCCGAGCGCATCCGCCGCAAGTACGGAAAAGTGATCACGGCCGACAAGGAGGTGTTCGAGCAGTGCACCGCCACGATCGTGCGGCAGGTCGACGAGATCAAGCGGATGGTGGACGAGTTCTCCTCCTTCGCCCGGATGCCCAAGCCTGCCATCACGCAGCAGGATCTGGCCGAGATCGCCCGGCAGAACCTGTTCATGCTGCGGATGGCGCATCCCGATCTGGATTTCCCCTTCGACACGGTGGGCGCCGACGAGCGAGGCCGCGTCGAGGCCGCCTTCGACGTACGGCTGTTCTCCCAGGCGCTCACCAACATCCTGAAGAACGCCGTCGAGGCGGTTCAGGCGGTGCCGGAGGATGTGCTGACCGCCGATGGCGGCAAGGGGCGGGTCGCGCTGAAGCTGGTCGTTGAGGATGCTTTCGTGGTGATCGAAGTCACCGACAACGGAAAAGGCTTTCCGGCAGAGGGGCGCCAGCGCCTTCTCGAACCCTATATGACGACCCGCGAGGGCGGGACCGGCCTCGGTTTGGCGATCGTTTCCAAGGTGCTCGAAGAGCATGGCGGCGGGATCGAGCTGAACGACAACCCGGAGGGGCGCGGCGGACAGGTTCGCATGCGGCTGCCGCGGGAAGTCGGTCGGCAGGACGGACACAATGTCGAGCCCGGTGCGGCAGGGGAGCGGACACGCTCCGCGGCACCGGGCGCGCGTGACGGGACAACGATGGACAAGAACACGGAGGGCGCCATGGAAGCGCGACGCGTCGCGGAGATGCAGCCATGA
- a CDS encoding sigma-54 dependent transcriptional regulator, with protein sequence MSADILIVDDEADIRDLVAGILDDEGHRTRTAAGSDEALAAIESRRPHLVFLDIWLQGSRLDGLQVLDLIKAGHPDLPVVMISGHGNIETAVAAIKSGAYDFIEKPFKADRLILVAERALEASRLKREVRDLKVRSGQASRIVGASVAVNQLRQTIERVAPTNARVMISGAPGAGKELSARTLHAASSRASGPFVVINAATITPETMEAELFGVEGGEGRVRRVGALEEAHGGSLYIDEVADMPKETQSRILRVLVDQNFQRVGGTARVHVDVRIISSSSRDLTEEIAAGRFREDLFHRLSVVPIRIPSLAERREDVPELISFFMEQISAATGLPRRRIAEDAMAVLQSHDWPGNVRQLRNNVERLMILTQSDPEQEVTSEMLPTEIGALVPTTPTGAGGEKLMSLALREAREIFEREYLIAQIARFSGNISRTAEFIGMERSALHRKLKSLGIGP encoded by the coding sequence ATGAGCGCCGACATCCTGATCGTCGACGACGAGGCCGACATCCGCGATCTGGTCGCGGGCATCCTGGACGACGAGGGGCACCGCACCCGCACCGCCGCCGGGTCCGACGAGGCGCTGGCGGCCATCGAATCGCGCCGGCCCCACCTCGTCTTCCTCGACATCTGGCTCCAGGGCTCGCGCCTCGACGGGTTGCAGGTGCTCGACCTGATCAAGGCCGGACATCCCGACTTGCCGGTGGTGATGATCTCGGGCCACGGCAACATCGAGACGGCCGTGGCGGCGATCAAATCGGGTGCCTACGACTTCATCGAGAAGCCGTTCAAGGCCGACCGGCTGATCCTCGTGGCCGAGCGCGCACTGGAGGCCTCGCGCCTCAAGCGCGAGGTGCGCGACCTCAAGGTCCGCTCAGGTCAGGCGAGCCGCATCGTCGGCGCCTCGGTGGCGGTCAACCAGTTGCGCCAGACCATCGAGCGCGTGGCCCCGACCAATGCCCGCGTGATGATCTCGGGCGCGCCGGGCGCCGGCAAGGAACTCTCGGCGCGCACCCTGCACGCGGCCTCCTCGCGGGCGAGCGGCCCCTTCGTCGTCATCAACGCGGCGACCATCACGCCCGAGACGATGGAGGCCGAGCTGTTCGGCGTTGAGGGCGGCGAGGGCCGGGTGCGGCGCGTCGGCGCCCTGGAGGAGGCCCATGGCGGCTCCCTCTACATCGACGAAGTCGCCGACATGCCCAAGGAGACGCAGAGCCGGATCCTGCGAGTCCTCGTCGATCAGAACTTCCAGCGTGTCGGCGGCACGGCGCGCGTCCACGTCGATGTGCGCATCATCTCCTCCTCCTCCCGCGACCTGACGGAGGAGATCGCCGCGGGCCGCTTCCGCGAGGACCTGTTCCACCGCCTCTCGGTCGTGCCGATCCGCATTCCCTCGCTCGCCGAGCGACGCGAGGACGTGCCGGAACTGATTTCCTTCTTCATGGAGCAGATCTCGGCGGCCACCGGCCTGCCACGGCGGCGCATCGCCGAGGATGCGATGGCGGTGCTGCAATCCCACGATTGGCCCGGCAATGTGCGTCAGTTGCGCAACAACGTCGAGCGGCTGATGATCCTGACCCAGAGCGATCCGGAGCAGGAAGTCACATCCGAGATGCTGCCGACCGAGATCGGCGCGCTGGTGCCGACGACGCCGACGGGTGCGGGCGGCGAGAAGCTGATGAGCCTGGCCCTGCGCGAGGCCCGCGAGATCTTCGAGCGGGAATACCTCATCGCGCAGATCGCCCGCTTCTCCGGCAACATCTCCCGCACCGCCGAATTCATCGGCATGGAGCGCTCGGCCCTGCACCGGAAGCTGAAGTCGCTCGGCATCGGACCGTAA
- the hfq gene encoding RNA chaperone Hfq, whose amino-acid sequence MAGERAQNLQDTFLNHVRKNKIPLTIFLVNGVKLQGVVTWFDNFCVLLRRDGHSQLVYKHAISTIMPGHPVQLFEPDETAPEKA is encoded by the coding sequence ATGGCGGGCGAGCGCGCTCAGAACCTCCAGGACACGTTCCTGAACCATGTCCGCAAAAACAAGATCCCGCTGACGATCTTCCTCGTCAATGGCGTCAAGCTTCAAGGTGTCGTGACCTGGTTCGACAACTTCTGCGTCCTGCTCCGCCGCGACGGACACTCGCAGCTCGTCTACAAGCACGCGATCTCGACGATCATGCCGGGACACCCGGTGCAGCTGTTCGAGCCGGACGAGACGGCGCCCGAAAAGGCGTGA
- the hflX gene encoding GTPase HflX, with protein MTELLPPGEARLQAKAAPEGEIAAATRTLVVGPYLTRAAQRPVPGQTEIVRSDEARLDEAVGLAAAIDLDVAHALSVHIQRPRPSTYLGKGRVEEVAGMIKAEEIGLVVMDCALSPVQQRNLEKAWGAKVIDRTGLILEIFGRRASTREGTLQVEHAHLAYQKSRLVRSWTHLERQRGGFGFLGGPGETQIEADRRMIQERMTRIERDLDAVTRTRGLHRKSRARVPYPIVALVGYTNAGKSTLFNALTKAEVRAQDMLFATLDPTARATKLPHGETVILSDTVGFISDLPTSLIAAFRATLEDVIEADILLHVRDVSHGDTQAQAEDVEGVLRELGIEPDAERIIEVWNKADLLDEGERTRLVNLSAAHRGAGAAPILVSALTGEGLSVLAERIEGQVARARSTFAVTLPPEDGAALNWLYENAEVLDRQSETTGAIALTIRIAPEKEPRFLNRFEAAQRIGGPQGVPAV; from the coding sequence ATGACTGAACTCCTTCCGCCCGGCGAAGCGCGCCTGCAGGCGAAGGCCGCCCCCGAGGGCGAGATTGCCGCCGCGACCCGCACCCTGGTCGTCGGTCCCTACCTCACCCGTGCCGCCCAGCGTCCCGTACCCGGACAGACCGAGATCGTGCGATCCGACGAGGCACGGCTCGACGAGGCGGTCGGCTTGGCGGCCGCGATCGATCTCGACGTCGCCCACGCGCTCTCGGTGCATATCCAGCGGCCGCGTCCCTCGACCTATCTCGGCAAGGGCCGGGTGGAGGAGGTCGCCGGGATGATCAAGGCCGAGGAGATCGGTCTCGTGGTGATGGATTGCGCCCTCTCGCCGGTGCAGCAGCGCAACCTCGAAAAGGCCTGGGGCGCCAAGGTGATCGACCGGACCGGCCTGATCCTCGAAATCTTCGGCCGTCGCGCCTCGACCCGCGAGGGCACGCTCCAAGTCGAGCACGCCCACTTGGCCTACCAGAAATCCCGGCTTGTTCGCTCGTGGACCCACCTAGAGCGTCAGCGCGGCGGCTTCGGCTTTCTCGGCGGCCCGGGCGAAACCCAGATCGAGGCCGACCGGCGGATGATCCAGGAGCGGATGACCCGGATCGAGCGCGATCTCGATGCGGTGACGCGCACCCGCGGCCTCCACCGCAAGAGCCGCGCGCGGGTGCCGTACCCGATCGTGGCGCTGGTCGGCTACACGAACGCGGGCAAGTCGACCCTGTTCAACGCGCTGACCAAGGCCGAGGTGCGGGCGCAGGACATGCTGTTCGCCACGCTCGACCCAACGGCGCGGGCAACCAAGCTGCCGCATGGCGAGACCGTGATTCTCTCCGACACGGTCGGCTTCATCTCCGACCTGCCGACCTCGCTGATCGCCGCCTTCCGCGCCACGCTGGAGGATGTGATCGAGGCCGACATCCTGCTCCACGTGCGCGACGTCTCGCACGGCGACACCCAGGCCCAGGCCGAGGATGTCGAGGGCGTGCTGCGCGAACTCGGGATCGAGCCGGACGCGGAGCGGATCATCGAGGTCTGGAACAAGGCCGACCTCCTGGACGAGGGCGAGCGCACCCGACTCGTCAATCTCAGCGCTGCCCATCGCGGTGCCGGGGCGGCGCCGATCCTCGTTTCCGCCCTGACGGGAGAGGGGCTGTCGGTGCTGGCCGAGCGGATCGAGGGACAGGTGGCGCGGGCGCGCTCGACCTTCGCGGTGACGCTGCCGCCGGAAGACGGCGCTGCCCTGAACTGGCTCTACGAGAATGCCGAGGTGCTCGACCGGCAATCCGAAACCACGGGCGCCATCGCGCTGACCATCCGCATCGCACCGGAGAAGGAGCCGCGCTTCCTCAACCGGTTCGAGGCCGCTCAGCGCATCGGGGGACCACAGGGCGTGCCCGCGGTCTAA
- a CDS encoding SulP family inorganic anion transporter — translation MRASLARLMPSTLGRDLPASFVVFLVAMPLCMGIAIASGVPAERGLITGVIGGIIVGFLAGSPLQVSGPAAGLAVIVFEFVREHGIDALGPVLVAAGAIQLLAGALRVGGWFRAISPAVVHGMLAGIGILIVLAQIHVLTDALPKASGLDNLVAIPGAFFNFVSSPEGNRPGAVVVGIATIVAMLGWEKIRPLKLKLIPGALVGVVAGTLVAVFGSLDVKRVEVPENILSAVALPGAGDWSRLAEPAMILMAVTLAVIASAESLLSAAAVDRMHDGPRTQYNRELGAQGIGNVLCGLAGGLPMTGVIVRSSANVQAGAVSRASTILHGSWILAFLLVLPMVLKVVPTAALAGILVVTGWRLVSPAHAFHLHERYGLPTAAIWLATMVMVVATDLLTGVLTGLALSLAQVIPHYIRGPLKIEGGAAQTVQAGAVRAVPELKLSGSATFLQLPHLNEALERTPEGTPVRLAAEDLRHVDHTCLEMIREWATRRAKTGARVEVVGGGASGLHHSLAMVAHAAPKD, via the coding sequence ATGCGCGCCTCCCTCGCCAGGCTGATGCCATCGACCCTCGGCCGGGATCTCCCGGCCTCCTTCGTCGTCTTCCTCGTGGCGATGCCTCTCTGCATGGGTATCGCCATCGCCTCCGGCGTGCCGGCCGAACGCGGCCTCATCACCGGCGTGATCGGCGGCATCATCGTCGGCTTCCTCGCCGGCTCGCCGCTTCAGGTCAGCGGCCCTGCCGCAGGCCTCGCCGTCATCGTCTTCGAATTCGTGCGCGAGCACGGCATCGATGCCCTCGGACCGGTTCTCGTCGCGGCCGGCGCCATTCAGCTCCTCGCGGGTGCGTTGCGGGTCGGCGGCTGGTTCCGGGCGATCTCCCCGGCCGTCGTCCACGGCATGCTCGCCGGCATCGGCATCCTGATCGTGTTGGCACAGATCCATGTGCTGACCGATGCGCTGCCGAAGGCCAGCGGCCTCGACAATCTCGTGGCCATTCCGGGCGCCTTCTTCAACTTCGTCTCCAGCCCCGAAGGCAACCGTCCCGGTGCGGTCGTCGTCGGTATCGCTACCATCGTGGCAATGCTGGGCTGGGAGAAGATCCGTCCGCTCAAGCTCAAGCTGATCCCCGGCGCCCTGGTCGGCGTCGTCGCGGGCACGCTTGTCGCCGTCTTCGGCAGCTTGGACGTCAAGCGCGTCGAGGTGCCGGAAAACATCCTCTCGGCCGTCGCCCTGCCGGGTGCGGGCGATTGGAGCCGACTGGCCGAGCCAGCGATGATCCTGATGGCGGTCACCCTCGCGGTCATCGCCAGCGCGGAGAGCCTGCTCTCGGCGGCGGCGGTGGACCGGATGCATGACGGCCCGCGCACGCAGTACAACCGCGAACTCGGCGCGCAGGGCATCGGCAACGTTCTGTGCGGCTTGGCCGGCGGTCTGCCAATGACCGGGGTGATCGTCCGCTCCTCGGCGAACGTTCAGGCGGGAGCGGTCTCGCGGGCCTCCACCATCCTGCACGGCAGTTGGATCCTCGCCTTCCTGCTGGTCCTGCCGATGGTGCTCAAGGTCGTGCCGACGGCGGCGCTTGCCGGCATCCTCGTGGTGACGGGCTGGCGCCTCGTCAGCCCCGCCCATGCCTTCCACCTGCATGAGCGCTACGGCCTGCCCACCGCCGCGATCTGGCTCGCCACGATGGTGATGGTGGTTGCCACCGATCTGCTCACCGGCGTGCTCACGGGCCTTGCGCTCAGCCTCGCTCAGGTGATCCCGCACTACATCCGGGGTCCGCTCAAGATCGAGGGCGGCGCGGCGCAGACGGTCCAGGCCGGCGCCGTCCGGGCGGTGCCGGAGCTGAAGCTGTCGGGCTCGGCAACCTTCCTGCAACTGCCCCACCTCAACGAGGCGCTAGAGCGCACGCCGGAGGGTACGCCGGTCCGACTCGCAGCGGAGGATCTGCGCCACGTCGATCACACCTGCCTGGAGATGATCCGGGAATGGGCGACGCGGAGGGCAAAGACGGGTGCGCGTGTCGAGGTCGTCGGCGGCGGCGCGAGCGGCCTGCACCACAGCCTCGCCATGGTCGCCCACGCCGCGCCGAAAGACTGA
- a CDS encoding carbonic anhydrase produces the protein MDGIIQGLSNFRGTVFPGQKQMYQQLVRDGQQPQALIIACADSRVSPEHITQSGPGDLFVCRNAGNIVPPFAQQNGGVSSAIEYAVVALGVRDIVICGHSDCGAMKGLMNPEALGNMPNVAAWLRHSHAANRIVCEAYPEGMDPKERHRALALENVVVQLNNLRTHPSVAAALARGKLRLHGWFFEIESGHVLAYCGERGRFVPIDEATDVPVAQASAARIATPEFAGAHAIAAE, from the coding sequence GTGGACGGCATCATTCAAGGTCTTTCGAACTTCCGCGGAACGGTCTTCCCAGGCCAGAAGCAGATGTATCAGCAACTGGTCCGCGACGGTCAGCAGCCCCAGGCGCTCATCATCGCCTGCGCCGATTCCCGCGTCTCGCCCGAGCACATCACCCAATCCGGCCCGGGCGACCTCTTCGTGTGCCGCAACGCCGGTAACATCGTGCCGCCCTTCGCGCAGCAGAACGGCGGCGTATCCTCCGCGATCGAGTACGCCGTCGTGGCGCTCGGCGTGCGCGACATCGTCATCTGCGGCCATTCCGATTGCGGCGCCATGAAGGGGCTCATGAACCCCGAGGCGCTGGGTAACATGCCCAACGTGGCGGCATGGCTCCGTCACAGCCACGCGGCGAACCGGATCGTCTGCGAAGCCTACCCCGAGGGCATGGACCCGAAGGAGCGGCATCGGGCGCTGGCCCTCGAAAACGTCGTGGTGCAGCTCAACAACCTGCGCACCCACCCGAGCGTGGCGGCGGCTCTGGCCCGCGGCAAGCTGCGCCTGCACGGCTGGTTCTTCGAGATCGAGAGCGGGCACGTGCTCGCCTATTGCGGCGAGCGTGGGCGCTTCGTCCCCATCGACGAAGCCACGGATGTTCCCGTCGCGCAGGCTTCGGCTGCGCGGATCGCTACGCCGGAATTTGCCGGCGCCCATGCCATCGCGGCGGAGTAG
- a CDS encoding DUF305 domain-containing protein, which translates to MMKAYRAALLLGCLAGSLAVPAVAGDGHHHHAHGHPDAKTAASDSAATKAFRGADARMHRDMDIRYTNDVDVDFVRGMIPHHRGAIEMAKIAREHSKDPEIRKLAEEIIKAQDTEIAQMEAFLKRKETAPGR; encoded by the coding sequence ATGATGAAAGCTTATCGCGCCGCTCTCCTCCTCGGCTGCCTTGCCGGCTCCCTTGCCGTTCCGGCCGTTGCCGGCGACGGGCATCACCACCACGCACACGGTCATCCGGACGCGAAGACCGCTGCGAGCGACAGCGCGGCAACGAAGGCGTTCCGCGGTGCGGATGCCCGCATGCATCGCGACATGGACATCCGCTACACCAACGATGTCGATGTCGATTTCGTGCGCGGGATGATCCCGCATCACCGCGGCGCGATCGAGATGGCCAAGATCGCCCGCGAACACTCGAAAGATCCCGAGATCCGCAAGCTCGCCGAGGAGATCATCAAGGCGCAGGACACCGAGATCGCGCAGATGGAAGCGTTCCTGAAGCGCAAGGAAACCGCACCGGGCCGCTAA
- a CDS encoding MucR family transcriptional regulator — translation MTEENLKSFNDFVELASDIVSSYVSNNSVPASELPGLIINVHAALTGLSSPEAAAAPAEEVIEKPSSAQIRKSVTPDAIISFIDGKPYKTLKRHLGTHGLDPYSYRQRYGLPNDYPMVAPNYAAQRSALAKSIGLGRPGGRIEEEAPAPEPKSRSRQKVA, via the coding sequence ATGACAGAAGAAAATCTAAAATCGTTCAACGATTTCGTAGAGCTGGCGAGCGATATCGTCTCGTCGTACGTGTCGAACAACTCAGTCCCCGCTTCCGAGCTTCCGGGCCTGATCATCAACGTTCACGCCGCCTTGACCGGCCTGAGCAGTCCCGAGGCCGCCGCCGCTCCCGCCGAGGAAGTGATCGAGAAGCCGTCTTCCGCACAGATCCGCAAGTCCGTCACGCCGGACGCGATCATCAGCTTCATCGACGGCAAGCCCTACAAGACCCTGAAGCGCCACCTCGGCACCCACGGTCTCGACCCCTATTCGTATCGCCAGCGCTACGGCCTGCCGAACGACTATCCGATGGTCGCCCCGAACTACGCCGCGCAGCGCTCCGCGCTGGCGAAGTCGATCGGTCTCGGACGGCCGGGCGGCCGTATCGAGGAAGAGGCTCCCGCGCCCGAGCCGAAGTCCCGTTCGCGCCAGAAGGTCGCCTGA
- a CDS encoding chemotaxis protein CheW: MPGLPTLLLDLAGTTCALPRAEIREILPLPRLHAPPAAGGPLAGFLNLAGEPVPVIDLAALFDLRAAGGDDPYRHVLLARQGAIAFLVDRALDLIQVETDALRPVEVARSLNGCVVGEFAWAGRLVHLLSLDRILTLEERTRLDALTRQATTRLARFEPEGARPA; this comes from the coding sequence ATGCCGGGTTTGCCCACCCTTCTTCTGGATCTCGCCGGCACGACCTGCGCCTTGCCGCGGGCCGAGATCCGCGAGATCCTTCCTCTGCCGCGCCTGCACGCGCCGCCGGCCGCGGGGGGGCCGCTCGCCGGCTTCCTCAACCTGGCCGGTGAGCCGGTGCCCGTCATCGATCTCGCCGCCTTGTTCGACCTTCGCGCCGCCGGCGGCGACGATCCCTACCGGCACGTCCTGCTGGCCCGGCAGGGCGCCATCGCCTTTCTCGTCGACCGTGCGCTCGATCTCATCCAGGTCGAGACCGATGCGCTGCGGCCGGTCGAGGTCGCCCGCAGCCTGAACGGCTGCGTCGTCGGCGAATTCGCCTGGGCCGGTCGGCTCGTGCATCTCCTCTCGCTCGACCGGATCCTCACCCTCGAAGAGCGGACCCGGCTCGACGCGCTGACCCGGCAGGCGACGACGCGGCTCGCCCGGTTCGAGCCCGAGGGCGCGCGCCCGGCCTGA
- a CDS encoding protein-glutamate O-methyltransferase CheR: MTGPTERHRRAASATVDPVFPALKARLIAQTGHNYYEDKDDLLFDRLRKRMRVRGLADCAAYLTLLDGPAGREEWAALEAEITIGETFFFRYAEQFAALRGTILPELIEARSETRRLRIWSAGCSTGAEPYSIAILVHDLLGEALADWSVTILGTDLSAAALATARAAEFGPWALRTLDTEERARWFRRTPARPGLPHGGYALRPAFRRMVRFERQNLLSLIDGSDRTPASFDLILCRNVLIYFSPDHVNRIVRALGERLNPRGWLLIGHAEPNPTFSQWLQPVALPGTVAYRPLDTPTIEPPPVLISAILDAAPIPLAPPPVPVDVPDIPASRPPTVLPEPIPIPAAPATDHPLSPGDLLAEIRVMADAGETARAWRRLREEIDGYATDPALRYYEGLLALDLGREREAERALRGALFLDRGFIMAHFQLGLLLSRGGRRSEAARALDNALRLAQGLPPETILPEGDGVSAARLADSARRVLAGITVSDA; encoded by the coding sequence GTGACCGGCCCTACGGAGCGGCACCGGCGCGCCGCGAGCGCGACGGTCGATCCCGTCTTTCCCGCCCTGAAGGCGCGCCTAATCGCCCAGACCGGGCACAATTACTACGAAGACAAGGACGATCTGCTCTTCGACCGTCTGCGCAAGCGGATGCGCGTGCGCGGTCTGGCCGATTGCGCCGCCTATCTGACCCTGCTCGACGGGCCGGCCGGGCGCGAGGAATGGGCGGCGCTCGAGGCCGAGATCACCATCGGCGAAACCTTCTTCTTCCGCTACGCCGAGCAATTCGCCGCCCTGCGCGGGACGATCCTGCCCGAACTGATCGAGGCGCGCAGCGAGACGCGCCGCCTGCGGATTTGGAGCGCCGGCTGCTCGACCGGAGCGGAGCCCTATTCCATCGCCATCCTCGTCCACGATCTCCTCGGAGAGGCGCTCGCCGATTGGTCCGTGACCATTCTGGGCACCGATCTCAGCGCGGCGGCGCTCGCCACCGCCCGCGCGGCGGAGTTCGGACCGTGGGCCCTGCGCACCCTGGACACCGAGGAGCGCGCCCGCTGGTTTCGTCGCACGCCGGCGCGGCCGGGGCTGCCGCATGGCGGCTACGCCCTTCGGCCTGCCTTCCGGCGCATGGTCCGCTTCGAGCGGCAGAACCTGCTGAGCCTGATCGATGGGAGCGATCGCACGCCAGCGAGCTTCGATCTCATCCTGTGCCGCAACGTCCTGATCTATTTCAGTCCCGATCACGTCAACCGCATCGTCCGGGCCCTGGGCGAACGGCTCAACCCGCGGGGCTGGCTCCTGATCGGCCACGCCGAGCCCAACCCGACCTTCTCCCAATGGCTGCAGCCGGTCGCCCTGCCGGGAACGGTCGCCTACCGCCCGCTCGATACCCCGACGATCGAGCCGCCGCCGGTTCTCATCTCTGCGATCCTCGATGCGGCCCCGATTCCACTCGCGCCGCCGCCCGTGCCGGTGGATGTCCCCGACATTCCGGCATCGCGTCCGCCGACTGTCCTGCCGGAGCCGATTCCGATCCCGGCGGCGCCCGCGACGGATCACCCGCTCTCGCCGGGCGATCTCCTGGCCGAGATCCGCGTGATGGCCGATGCCGGCGAGACGGCGCGGGCCTGGCGCCGGCTGCGCGAGGAGATCGACGGCTACGCCACCGATCCGGCCCTGCGCTACTACGAGGGCCTTCTCGCCCTCGATCTCGGACGGGAGCGGGAGGCCGAGCGGGCTCTCCGGGGCGCGCTGTTCCTCGACCGCGGCTTCATCATGGCCCATTTCCAGCTCGGGCTGCTCCTTTCCCGCGGCGGGCGCCGCTCCGAGGCCGCCCGCGCCCTCGACAATGCGCTGCGCCTCGCGCAAGGACTGCCGCCGGAGACGATCCTGCCGGAGGGAGACGGAGTGAGCGCCGCACGCTTGGCCGACAGCGCACGCCGCGTCCTGGCCGGAATCACGGTCAGTGACGCATGA